The Qipengyuania aurantiaca genome contains the following window.
TTCCCGGACAACTGCGCGCCAGCGGTGGCCGCGCCTTCCAGACGGTCGTTCACGACCTCTCGATCTCGGGCTTCTCGGCTGCGGCGATCAACCGCATGCACGAAGGTCAGATGTGCTGGCTGACGCTGCCGGGCTTGGAATCGCTCCAGGCGCAGGTCGTCTGGTGGGAAAACTGCATGGTC
Protein-coding sequences here:
- a CDS encoding PilZ domain-containing protein — translated: MNYQTQDRYTMVAQEDRCAPRTKLTIPGQLRASGGRAFQTVVHDLSISGFSAAAINRMHEGQMCWLTLPGLESLQAQVVWWENCMVGCAFNELLSPIVHDNILARYSGQGAYRPY